Proteins from one Gossypium raimondii isolate GPD5lz chromosome 8, ASM2569854v1, whole genome shotgun sequence genomic window:
- the LOC105789945 gene encoding serrate RNA effector molecule, producing the protein MVEVVNMPVDSLDRRPGGDRKDTNNNHNNRQTPSSDDPNSSPPPPPPPPHRRRDRDSRERRDRDYYDRNRCPPPPLPRERDQRSRGSISPPPPPLNFRDRRHSPPPRRSPPYKRSRREDGGYEGRRGSPRGGFGPGDRRFRNNYGVGYDREMGRPSYPDERPHGRYFNRSSGGHEDDWDSGRGGYGIASYSGSAQREGLMSYKQFIQELEDDILPTEAERRYQEYKSEYISTQKRAYFDAHKDEEWLRDKYHPIKLVTVIERRNELARKVAKDFLLDLQSGTLDLSPSVNALSSNKSGQTSDPNSEDEAEVGGKRRWHGRGPAKETDFSAAPKGHPVSADPRRIEIDIEQAQGLVCKLDSEKGIEENILRGSDNNKINRDKSHGSLTGPVIIVRGLTTVKGLEGVELLDTLITYLWRVHGLDYYGMIETNEAKGLRHVRAEGKRSDVTSNGSEWEKKLDSHWQERLRSQDPLELMTAKDKIDASAIEAFNPFVRKIRDEKYGWKYGCGAKGCTKLFHAAEFVHKHLKLKHPELVVELTSKVSEELYFHNYMNDPDAPGGTPVMQQSIPKDKPQRRKILENHLKDDRDLHGERDRSDNPQTSDFSLNDDGLDGGNRDDPIFDAFGGQGMHVAAPFSSDVAPPPVLMPVPGAGPLGPFVPAPPELAMQVFREQGAPPFEGNGRSGRSGPNLSGPTPFLLPPGFRQDPRRLRSYQDLDAPEDEVTVIDYRSL; encoded by the exons ATGGTCGAAGTCGTAAACATGCCGGTCGATTCCCTCGACCGTCGCCCCGGTGGAGACCGTAAAGACACCAATAATAACCATAACAACAGACAAACTCCGTCATCTGATGACCCCAACTCCTCTCCCCCTCCTCCGCCTCCGCCTCCGCATCGACGCCGCGACCGCGACTCGCGTGAGCGACGAGACCGTGACTATTACGATCGTAACCGCTGTCCTCCACCTCCTCTTCCTAGGGAGAGAGATCAGAGGAGTCGAGGTAGCATTAGCCCTCCGCCACCGCCGTTGAATTTCAGGGATAGGAGACATTCGCCTCCTCCGCGGAGGTCTCCGCCATACAAGAGGTCTAGGCGGGAGGATGGAGGCTACGAAGGCAGGAGAGGGAGTCCTAGAGGAGGGTTTGGACCTGGAGATAGAag GTTTCGGAACAACTATGGTGTTGGATATGATCGTGAAATGGGAAGGCCCAGTTACCCTGATGAAAGGCCTCATGGCCGGTACTTCAATCGCTCTTCTGGTGGCCATGAAGATG ACTGGGATTCTGGCCGTGGTGGTTATGGCATTGCTTCGTACTCAGGGAGTGCTCAAAG AGAGGGATTGATGTCGTACAAGCAATTTATTCAAGAGCTTGAGGATGATATACTACCAACTGAAGCTGAGCGCAG GTATCAAGAATACAAGTCAGAATATATATCTACCCAAAAACGAGCATATTTTGATGCTCACAAAGATGAGGAATG GTTGAGAGACAAATATCATCCAATAAAGTTGGTCACTGTTATTGAAAG GAGGAATGAACTTGCACGCAAAGTTGCCAAGGACTTTTTGCTTGATCTGCAGAGTGGAACATTGGACTT AAGTCCTAGTGTCAATGCCTTGTCATCAAATAAATCAGGCCAGACAAGTGATCCTAATTCTGAAGATGAAGCTGAAGTTGGTGGGAAAAGAAGGTGGCATGGAAGGGGACCTGCTAAAGAAACTGATTTTTCTGCTGCTCCCAAGGGTCACCCAGTCAGTGCGGATCCTAGAAGAATTGAGATTGACATTGAGCAAGCACAGGGCCTTGTATGTAAACTGGACTCTGAAAAAGGAATagaggaaaatattttaagggggtccgacaacaacaaaataaatagagaTAAATCTCATGGTAGTTTGACTGGCCCTGTGATTATTGTACGTGGCTTGACGACTGTGAAAGGCTTGGAAGGTGTTGAGCTTCTAGATACTCTTATAACTTACTTGTGGCGTGTCCATGGCTTGGATTATTATGGGATGATTGAAACAAATGAAGCTAAGGGTCTTAGGCATGTGAGAGCAGAGGGAAAGAGATCTGATGTGACTAGCAATGGATCTGAGTGGGAAAAGAAACTTGACTCACACTGGCAAGAGAGATTGAGGAGTCAGGATCCTTTGGAATTAATGACTGCTAAAGACAAAATAGATGCTTCTGCCATTGAAGCTTTCAATCCTTTTGTCCGGAAGATTAGGGATGAAAAGTATGGTTGGAAGTATGGTTGTGGTGCTAAGGGTTGCACAAAGCTCTTTCATGCTGCAGAATTCGTGCACAAGCATCTTAAACTCAAACATCCGGAGCTTGTGGTGGAGCTAACATCTAAAGTGTCTGAAGAGCTTTATTTCCATAATTATATGAA TGATCCAGATGCTCCTGGTGGGACACCTGTTATGCAGCAATCCATACCG aaggaCAAGCCTCAGAGACGTAAAATATTGGAAAATCACTTGAAAGATGACCGCGACTTACATGGAGAACGCGATAGATCTGACAACCCTCAAACAAGTGATTTTTCATTGAACGATGATGGTCTTGATGGGGGGAATCGTGATGATCCAATTTTTGATGCTTTTGGTGGACAAGGGATGCATGTTGCAGCTCCATTTTCTTCAGATGTTGCACCTCCGCCAGTATTGATGCCAGTTCCTGGTGCTGG TCCATTGGGGCCCTTTGTTCCAGCTCCACCTGAACTTGCAATGCAAGTGTTCAGAGAGCAAGGTGCTCCTCCTTTTGAAGGCAATGGTAGAAGTGGACGTTCTGGACCTAATTTAAGTGGACCAACCCCCTTTCTTTTGCCTCCTGGCTTCCGACAGGATCCTCGGCGTCTACGAAG
- the LOC105789943 gene encoding oligoribonuclease: MDRLSNAFSLLDIDVDDHHPPPASSSASKPSGKSKINGKGSTELKPALLSENYKLPLVWIDLEMTGLNIETDRILEIACIITDGYLTKSLEGPDLVIHQSKECLDRMGEWCQNHHAASGLTKKVLQSTISEREAEKQVIEFVKRHVGTYTPHLAGNSVYMDFIFLKKYMPDLASLFSHVVVDVSSVRALCIRWYPRDQKKAPAKEKKHRAMDDIRESISELKYFKETIFKAKSKK, encoded by the exons ATGGATAGGCTATCGAATGCGTTTTCTTTGCTGGATATTGATGTGGACGATCATCATCCCCCACCGGCTTCATCATCTGCTTCCAAACCTTCAG GTAAGAGCAAAATCAATGGGAAGGGCTCAACTGAACTGAAACCGGCATTGCTTTCGGAAAACTACAAGTTACCCCTTGTTTGGATTGACTTGGAAATGACTG GTTTGAATATTGAGACTGATAGAATATTGGAGATAGCTTGTATAATTACAGATGGCTATCTCACCAAATCATTGGAG GGTCCTGATCTGGTTATCCATCAATCTAAAGAGTGTTTAGATAGAATGGGGGAATGGTGTCAAAATCATCATGCAGCTAGTG GATTGACAAAGAAGGTGCTCCAAAGTACAATTAGCGAAAGAGAAGCTGAAAAGCAG GTCATAGAATTTGTAAAGAGACATGTTGGTACATACACACCTCATTTAGCTGGAAATTCAGTTTATATGGATTTTATCTTTCTGAAG AAATATATGCCAGATTTGGCTAGTCTTTTCTCTCATGTAGTAGTTGATGTAAGCAGTGTAAGGGCTCTTTGTATTCGCTGGTATCCAAGAG ATCAAAAGAAAGCCCCtgccaaagaaaagaaacacaGAGCCATGGATGATATCAGAGAGAGCATATCCGAACTTAAATACTTCAAGGAGACCATATTTAAAGCAAAATCCAAGAAGTGA
- the LOC105789944 gene encoding uncharacterized protein LOC105789944: MESFSAEDLSTIGGIATVSLLHSFIPTHWLPFSIVGRAQKWTLSRTLFVTAFGAVLHVISTSLLGITAITMANTIAGEETVHKLASLLLIVLGGSYILLFLSGKGGHSHSHNQPMEKMAVAGLVLVPALSPCATTLPVFLAVGNSSSMMVLAIIVLLFSTIAVMTSLVALSFYGASQLKFHWVERYDKVLVGSVLCLVGILTLIFHHHDGDEGLHGQHVHRKVIGL, from the exons ATGGAGAGTTTCAGCGCCGAAGATCTGTCAACAATAGGCGGCATAGCCACCGTTTCCCTTCTTCATTCCTTCATTCCCACCCATTGGCTTCCTTTCTCCATCGTCGGACGGGCCCAGAAATGGACCCTTTCTCGTACCCTTTTCGTCA CCGCATTTGGAGCAGTTTTGCATGTAATATCTACTTCGCTTCTTGGTATAACTGCCATCACTATGGCGAACACGATTGCTGGAGAAGAAACAGTGCATAAACTTGCTTCACTTTTGCTCATAGTTCTTGGTGGTAGCTATATACTGTTGTTTTTGTCTGGAAAAGGTGGGCACAGTCATTCTCATAATCAACCTATGGAGAAAATGGCTGTCGCCGGTCTTGTCCTTGTTCCAGCATTGTCTCCTTGCGCTACCACTCTTCCGGTGTTTCTAGCTGTTGGAAACTCATCGTCGATGATGGTGCTTGCAATCATAGTGCTTCTATTCAG CACAATAGCAGTGATGACCTCATTGGTTGCTTTGTCGTTCTACGGTGCTAGCCAACTCAAGTTTCATTGGGTGGAGCGATATGACAAAGTTCTTGTAGGTTCGGTGCTATGCTTAGTAGGGATCTTAACTCTAATTTTTCACCATCATGACGGAGATGAAGGTTTGCATGGACAACATGTGCACAGGAAAGTCATCGGTCTTTGA